The nucleotide sequence gatcgacaggctggtgcaagtgatcctaatgcgggccccccgactattcGTGGTTTTTTCTAATCTTTTTTACATCTGGTATTCAGAAGCTTACTTGGTAAGTCCCAATTTTATTAGCGGTATCTCCGTTAGCGGCGACTCGATCCGCTCCCACGATCACAGCAGCAATTGAACGAGTTTTCATTAACGCGGATACCGCGCTATCACAAATTAACGTAGACGGTACTTTATCGTGAACTAATTCGTAAGCTGTAAGACGAGCTCCTTGATTGTACGGTCTAGTTTCGGTGCAATACACATGCTctggaaaaacaaaacatatCGTCGATATTAGAAGGTTACTAAGTCGTGGCCATCGTCACGAGCAGTTAATTCGAGGACTGATGAAATAACAGACTGAGTTACCTAATCTACGAGATGCATGCAGGGCTCGAATAACTCCTAAAGCAGTACCGTATCCTGCGGTAGCCAATGATCCGGTGTTGCAATGGGTTAAAACACGAACAGTGCcatcgccgccgccgccaccccCATTGGAGCCATTCGATACAGCCGCATTCAATATGAGATTGCAGCCGGCCATACCGATGGCTTTATTATCAGCTAAATCTTTCTCCAGCATGGCTTCGATCTCAGCGATGAATCTGAAAACCAAACAGTCGCGTGTAAGCGCTGCAAACGTACGCATATACAATGTTGATTTCTTCTTCAAAACAATCGAAACGTTGGGTAAATCTAATAAATATAATAtagcgaaattttcaacatatcAGTGGCGAACCTGGTTTGCATTTCGGTCGCCGAAATCGAGTCGTCTTTGTCCAACGCATTCACCAAGGACATCAATTCGTCTGCggctattttcaaattcaccgcCGTTGGCCGAGctgaaattaaataattaagtTTTCCTTCGACTTCTCGTCTTAATGTTTTCTTCTTCTCGAATTCTTCTTTCGAAATTTCCACAGCTAAACTCAGACAGCCGACAATGGCGATCGCAGGAGCACCGCGGACCTGCTCGTGAAACAGAAAAACACCGAGTATTTATTAACTGACAGCAAATCACTCGAAAATACAAGATCGCCGGAAAACACCGATCGTTACTCCAAAGTCGAGTGTTTTCCAGTACTCGAATCGACCCATTCGATGTACGCAGGAAGAATCGCTAATTCATTTACCTGCATTTTGTTGATCGCTTTCCAGCCATCTTCGACTCCTAAAATAGGTATATACTTGGTTTCGCCGGGCAAAAGCAATTGGTCTAATATTTCCAAAGTTCCGTTGTGGTATCGAATAGCTTCCAACGTCATTGTAACGAAGATGATCAAAGACTAAGTACTATTTATAGGACAGTAATCGCCGCGATTGATACGTTATAATATCgaaaatgttattttaaaatcactatACGCATATGGTGTGTCACACATTCTTACTCGCTGGCTAGATTTAAAATTCGATCGTTATTCACCGATACATGGAAGGCTTGATAAATTCGCTGAGTGAAATTCGCGATACACTACGAATaataaattcgaatttaaaatttattatttacaaACGATAcgaaattcgcgaaaaaagagcaaaaattttttgaaagcaacaactttcatcatttttttcatttcgtagaAATTTTCGCAGTGATAAACGCAGTGTTACCAGAGAAAAATAatgccatttttcatttttttttttaggggatGATTTCGCGTAAATGAGGAGTAAAAAGTACACAGGCTCGACAAAACGAGGATcgtaatttgcaaaaattattaatttgatCGTTAAGTAGgtcaaattatcgaaaaatattcgaaatgaagaaaattctgttgacgaaaaataattaaaatggcGATAACgcgatgagaatttttgatttcgttgATTGGtacaatgttgacaaaaatcagGTTCAGTAATgaagaaatgcaaaaaagttGCGATTATTTCGATGAAATCGGCCATCTTGGAATTTCGGCGCTTGTTCGTCACGTATTTTGTTCtctttgtttttattaattatttgcTCAATTCggttcgtttcaatttttatattatgtaagttacatatttaatttctaaaatgtttcaaatttacaTCATTGTGCCTTTTTAATCgcaaaaaaacgataaattacTCGATTATAAATTCGCCCATCGAGAAATCGTCAATGTTGACAACttcgaaacgaaaaatgaacaaaggaggaaaaaatagtaaataaagaTTACGACGTATCATTGGAATTTTGAAGTTGACAAAATTCTTTGGGTGattagagaagaaaattttgtaaactttaGTCGTAAGTTCTAAAGTTGTTGAACTTAATCGTTTGTTACTGCGAATACTTATTACTTGTAATTGACCGAGTCGTGATTAATACTTAGCTCTCGTTTACCCGCTCTCTTTTCTTTCAAGTGAATGTTGTTATGTTCCAAATTCGTAATCGGAAATGATAGCATCCTTTTGTCTTCGTACGCGACCATCATTGTATAGATGATTCATTTTGTGTTCGACTTGGATGTCAAGAAATCAATCCCATCGCGTCGAATTTGATTCGTAAATAACACGAACATGTGTAACACTCGTTAAATGTGCATGCATAATAATTTCCTTCGACTTGTGGAAAATGTTAACTTATTATGGTAACATCGTACTCATTTTGCTGTATTATTTTCCTTCGATCGAATCTGGTAAATATTTGGTTAAATGATTATCATCTTTTTagttttatgtttatttttaagtAGGCTATGTTCAACAAACGTTCAATAATACCCACGAGAACTCGAGAAGAAACCTACACACACTCGATCACCGTACTCTTCTATGAGATGAGAACATTGGGTTGATTGATTCgacattcaaaatattattgataGGAGGCAGAGATCGTCGATGAGATTTCTTGTACGAGTATCAACTATGCCTACGAAAGATATTCATTTTCAAGAGCATAACTTTGGTGTTTTTTCGTAATGCCTGTGATTTTATAGGCCCCTGCATTGCTCGACTTAGTACTCTAGGTCTAGTTCATCGAAACGGAAGTAACTGCTAGAAGAACGTACGATCCTTCATCGAAACAATCGTTAGTCAGATTGCTAAATTgattatgtgaaaaattgagaaacagcTGCAGAAAGTACTTCTAACGAACTAATTAAATACCGCCAGTATCTGAAAACTAATCATATTTTCTTATTAATTATTGCGCATTTTGctagtacgagtataaataaACATGAGAAGTTTCGATGACTCATTTCGTGATTTCCATTATATGTACtcgataagtacatatattattgaCTCGATgttcttctttgaaaaataatatctttGTATACTCAGTCAGTAATCGAGTGCTCTTTCATCTTTgcttatttttcgaaaaaatgacgtCAGCTTTGATAAAGTGATTTTTCCTATATTAGTTTTTCCTTTCTCTATTCACGATTTGAATGAGATTAACATGTGAAAAATGACCTAGAGCAATGTAAATTAAGATCATAGAGGAAGAGGATGGAAATGGGTAATCGTGTTGTCGATCCTACATTCATCTTATAATACATAGATTATCACAATTTCTGGGTCAACGAatatcaaaattaattcaagtcCCTGGCCCTACACCccttttcaattcaaaacccCTGTAAAATGAGCTTCAAAATCAAGAGATGTACtgactcgatgaaatgaacaaTAATACCCGAAAGCGATAATGACGAGCCCAGCGTAATCATATTTTAATCTTATCGACATCTTTcgatttgcatattttttcccTAATTACTAATGATGATTACCTCCATATATGTATTCGCtctttaataattattcatattttgttGATTCACTTTTCAAACTTCCTATCAGCTAAATTGACCTTGCTATCAACATTATTGTTTGCCAGTTGCTGCGATTACAATTAACGATAAATTAGCATAGATTCTTCAATCTgcattaatataaaaaaatcattgctaTTATTTTTGACTTCGGATGATGTCTATGTCTATAGGCTTACTGGATAGAtgtttcttgacaaaaaaaacgacatgaaaaatgtgtaattcttATGGCGGTGCAGTCCCAGTGGGATAAGAGGATGGAACGCATCTGCGAGGCTTGTGTGAGTGCATTTTGTAGGTTTCCACCTTCCATCCCCATTTGACCCTTTTTCAGGGTCAATAAGGGGATTTTGGGTCATTTTACGTGGTTTTCGATCTTTAGGATAGCCTGtaagcccctccaaattgatctgaaggctttaaatttttttagtagaTACAATATGAGGGTGTCACTgaagtgctttttgcaggttttcGAAATGTTTTGAACTGGATGGAGCTAgtgctagatcgaaagagcatgtaaaaatttatcatcattgtaaatttcaaatgctaaagtgcatttttcaaattttggtgaattttttaaaatcagaaaaaaattacaattttaccaaattgacctggcagactgaaatttggcatataccctatttttaatCTTCTAAgtcgattgaaaacagtttcaaatagttttgagcagttctggagcctccagaagatttttgaaactggaaatttccacaaaatatcatcagatgaagttggaaatccaaaattctcgctgcactccaacttaaacaccctaataagtcgactgctggcgagTTTAGGTCATCTTTGAGCCTCCAGCTCCTTTTTGAAagttcttggagcctccagcagatttttgaaacttgaaatttccacataatttcatcaaatgcagttggatagtcgaaattcattccgtaaactaatttcaatacgctatgaagtcgactgcaggtagatttcaagtcgttttggaggctccaggtaCTTTTTGgagattactggagccttcagcagatttttcaatgctcgaaatttctataaaattttattaaacagagttggaaatccaaaattcattctgcacttcaatttcaacacgctaacAAGTCGActccaggtgggttcaagtcaatttggatcctccagcgactttttgaaaatttttggagcctacagtagatttttgaaacttgaaattttcacaaaatttcatctaatgcagctagaatgctgaaattcattctgtaaaccaatttcaatacgttctGAAATTGACTGCAggcagatttcaagtcgttttggagtctccaggtACTTTTTGGAGATTACTGGAGCccccagaaaatttttcaatgctcgaaatttctatgaaattttaccataaaacagagttggaaatccaaaattcattctgcacaccaatttcaacacgctaacAAGTCGActccaggtgggttcaagtcaatttggagcctccagcgattttttgaaaatttttggagcctacagtagatttttgaaacttgaaatctccacaaaatttcatcaaatgcagctAGAATGCtcaattcattctgtaaactgatttcaatacgctttgaagtcgactgcaggtagatttcaagtcgttttggagcctcctggtactttttggaaattactggagcctccaatagattttttaatgctcgaaatttccatgaaattttaccaaacagagttggaaatccaaaattcatttttctgcacTTCAATTTCGGCACGCTAACAAGTTGattgcaggtgggttcaaaatttcaaatcataggagcttccagcgactttttgaacagttctagagcttccagcaggtttttggaacttgaaatttgtgCACTATTTCATCAAATGCGAGCCCTCGAAGGAGCAAGCATCAAATTATCGATCGTTGTTCGTGTTAAAAAAATGTGGCCCTTACGTAGCGACCTAACTGCAACGCCATTTTTGTACTGGTATTTCATCCGACGTCAGGGTCCTTCgacgtatgttttttttttaaagaataccTAATCTTGCTTAGATAATGCGCGTATTCGTGAAATATTTAGGCTATATAAAGGCCTTCGTCTTCGTCATATCGCAcgtattcgtatttcgtacgTGTATTATACGAGATTTAACTACTTACAATTAGTAAATCTAAATCGTgctggaaaaaatatacaagtATCATATGGGTGATCTTAACCTCGGCCCTTTTACGCGTCAGTTCGCTTCATTTCCTTTTATATGAAGTACCTTTTGCCTGCTTATTGCGAGAAcgagttttgcaaaaaaaaacaagcatcGAGAACGCTAACCACcatcatatttttctcatttccaaCTCTAATGAGCGCTATCTCGGACTCGCCCTCGCTTAATTCGATATTGTAAAAAACCGATCAAATACATATGAATAAGTATCGCCtcttttgaaaagtaaaaatgaaaaaaaaaaattagtcaagtACGAACTTGCGAACTTTATACTGTAGGTctatatacgtattacgtatctTGTAGAAAAACCATAGGTACTTACGAGTCTCGAGAGCTCttacgatttctttttttttcgaacaactTTTACAAAGATAGCTTACTTGAATGAGTTTCTGCGCTGTTTGTTCGCATATTTTATTAATACGAATGTACACATATCTATACTCGCTTGTTTAGTTTTTTTGCGAATTGAGCATTCCTTATAAGTATCaggtatttatgtaggtattttaatgcgcagatttttttttcggcaaATATGATAACAAAAAGTCTAAATGAGGCGACATTGTCGGTGGTTGCGcaaatatttttgttattttcggATGCGAATTTATCGCATTTCATTTCTCCTTTTTCGTAAAATCTCGTTATCTCGTTCTAATTAGCGCGTGTTCtcatcttactttttttttaatcggtAGGTGAACGATGAAATTCCATTTACAGTACGCCGCAAGGTTTGgtaaattctttttgaaaaagttttaatttacttttcaacTCACCTCATGTTACTGAGAGGCTGATGATGTCGAATGATAGTAGAAGTAAGCCGTaggatttgatcaaaattgatggGAAAGTTTACTTTGAGTGAGAGACTACCTAGAGAAACTTTGAGCATCCTCAAGAGTCAAATGTGGGTTGCCTATAATACCTTTCCCTGGTTTTCAGCCTGATCCCGACCGAGCCATGCTCTATTCAGATGTGTTTGATGATTCGGACTCGATTTTCAGCCTATTGACTTGTCTGTCAAGCTTCCCAAGGCCGTCTGTCCTTATgcctggcctctcaaggtcatctgtcttcCTGTCTGACCTTCATGGTCATTGATCCGGCTGTCTAACCTCTTAAGGTCAATGACCCGTTTCATCTTGTCTTGCCTCTTGAGGGCTTAACCTGTATGTTCTTATGTCTGGCTTCTTAATGTCATTGACCCGCCtttctggcttctcaaggttgtatgtcttcctgtctggcctctttaAGGCCATTGATCCGTCtttctggcttctcaaggttgtatGTCTTCCTATCTGACAtctttaggtcattgacccagaTTTCTGGCGTCTCAAGGTTGTAtgtcttcctgtctggcctctttaAGGCCATTGACCCGTCTTTCTGGCTTCTCAGGGTtgtctgtcttcctgtctggcctctttaAGGCCATTGATCCGTCtttctggcttctcaaggttctATGTCTTCCTATCTGACCtctttaggtcattgacccgtctttcTGGCTTCTCAAGATTGTATGGCtttctgtctggcctcttaaggtcattgaccagtctGCCCTTTTGAGGTTATTGCCCCATATTTCTGGATTCTCAAGATTGTATGTCTTCTGGCCTCTTAAGGCCATTGACTCGTCtttctggcttctcaaggttgtatgtcttcctgtctgacctcttaaggtcatcgACCTTCATCTCTGACCTCGTAAGATTGTCTGTCTTTGTGTCCTATTTGGCTTTTTAAGGTCATTTACTGgtctgtctgacttctcaaggcCATTGACCCGCCTGGCTGGCCTTTCAAGGTCATCTGTGTGACTGTTGGCCCTCTCAgcaatttagtaattttgtttcaagttcttATTAGTCCAAtttggtacctatctaaaaagttcactttaatacaagtacatacagggtgcctagaaatatcgagcacccctaaaaaagtttttcattaaaaatataggttgaaaacgtgaaatagatgcatatgattggtggaatgttatctctccagtccaacaaccaatcatgtgctatcattattataattcactctgaccaaccaaagtatttagtagaaaacttttgtaggggtgctcgatatttctgggcaccctgtaagtaagtacatgaaaatttcaaagattggtaattttttcaagttttcaaaagtccagCGCAGtgaacacaattttttccaaattcttgaaattctgatagaaatcgaaaaattggatgaataCCTActctaaaaattgtaatttaagcaatttttcaaagtttttaaaagcttAATAGTTtacctataaaattaaaatgtcagGGAATATTGCAAACTTGATATTGAAATTGCAGAAGTggtcatttttgtttttcaaagtcTAATATAATGACGAGAATTTATCAAGCAGGtactttttccaagtttttaaaagtcacaACAACACAATATGTAAATTAAGAATTGAACAATTTGTTTCCAAGTTTCCAAAAGTCAACGTTACTTGGGTCAGTGACTCACAACACTGCAGAGCTGTGGTACTGAGACGATCCTGAAAGGGAACTAACTAAATCCAGATTccaatccaatcccaaaaccgtaatcgttatttttcttgatcacAAAACTGAATAAATCCCGGAcccgatataattttgaactcaaaacaATCTCAGAACTAAAACAAAATTGTTttagttttgggatttcaatttttgcctttttcccgcgattttattttgatgagTGGTcgttttacatcatttatcatcattcattcagattataataaaaattactcgacgaattgagcaaaatatgcatttaaaacgttAAACAATTACACCATCGGATTCCCCATGTGAAAATGTCCCATTTTGTACACTCCTTGCAGGGTGCATTGGTCAATTtaggcttaaaattggttgaaatggaaatcccaaaaccagaacaatttttccaatcctGAAAcgaatcccaaaaccaaaatgaaagtttAGAAGAATGGTCTAAgcccaaaatgaataaatttcgatCCCGAAACCAAAATCCAAACCCAAAATTGCTTCAGTCCCACAGCTCTGACTCAGTGTGATATATGTAAATTTTGGACAGACCCCTGGTCCAAAAAACATATCCTTGTCAATATTctgataaacatttttttgcgatCATTTTGCTCATTTCGTCCAAATAT is from Planococcus citri chromosome 1, ihPlaCitr1.1, whole genome shotgun sequence and encodes:
- the LOC135849776 gene encoding methylthioribose-1-phosphate isomerase isoform X1 — encoded protein: MTLEAIRYHNGTLEILDQLLLPGETKYIPILGVEDGWKAINKMQQVRGAPAIAIVGCLSLAVEISKEEFEKKKTLRREVEGKLNYLISARPTAVNLKIAADELMSLVNALDKDDSISATEMQTRFIAEIEAMLEKDLADNKAIGMAGCNLILNAAVSNGSNGGGGGGDGTVRVLTHCNTGSLATAGYGTALGVIRALHASRRLEHVYCTETRPYNQGARLTAYELVHDKVPSTLICDSAVSALMKTRSIAAVIVGADRVAANGDTANKIGTYQIAVTAKYHSVPFYVAAPFTSIDFRIANGENILIEERPDREMTHVGKYRIAAPGISCWNPAFDVTPAELITAIITEKGVFKPNELRAMEVS
- the LOC135849776 gene encoding methylthioribose-1-phosphate isomerase isoform X2 translates to MTLEAIRYHNGTLEILDQLLLPGETKYIPILGVEDGWKAINKMQVRGAPAIAIVGCLSLAVEISKEEFEKKKTLRREVEGKLNYLISARPTAVNLKIAADELMSLVNALDKDDSISATEMQTRFIAEIEAMLEKDLADNKAIGMAGCNLILNAAVSNGSNGGGGGGDGTVRVLTHCNTGSLATAGYGTALGVIRALHASRRLEHVYCTETRPYNQGARLTAYELVHDKVPSTLICDSAVSALMKTRSIAAVIVGADRVAANGDTANKIGTYQIAVTAKYHSVPFYVAAPFTSIDFRIANGENILIEERPDREMTHVGKYRIAAPGISCWNPAFDVTPAELITAIITEKGVFKPNELRAMEVS